The following coding sequences are from one Sardina pilchardus chromosome 16, fSarPil1.1, whole genome shotgun sequence window:
- the dvl2 gene encoding segment polarity protein dishevelled homolog DVL-2 codes for MAETKIIYHIDEEETPYLVKIPIPAEKITLLDFKQVLNKPNYKFFFKSMDQDFGVVKEEISDENAKLPCFNGRVVSWLVSSDGAVAALPTEVPAPVAPPAEVHAPSPPPPPLPPPPVERTGGIGDSRPPSFHPNAAGSVETLDDQTETESVVSFRRERPRHREGMDQHGPRVNGQTRLERHLAGYESATTVMSSELETTSFCDSDDDDTMSRFSSTTEQSTGSRLPKRHRRRRKQRPPRLERASSFSSMTDSTMSLNIITVTLNMEKYNFLGISIVGQSNERGDGGIYIGSIMKGGAVAADGRIEPGDMLLQVNDINFENMSNDDAVRVLRDIVHKPGPIILTVAKCWDPSPQGYFTLPRNEPIRPIDPAAWITHSAALTGVFPPYPGSSSLSTITSSSSVTETERFDEFNLSLHSDMASVAKAMASPESGLEVRDRMWLKITIPNAFLGSDVVEWLYHHIEGFQDRREARKYASNLLKAGFIRHTVNKITFSEQCYYIFGDFSDCENYMANLTLNDNDGSSGGASDQDTLAPLPLPGATPWPLLHTFPYQYPQPYSSQPPPYHELSSYSYAPGSNGSQHSEGSRSSGSTRSEGERRRGNGSTKSGAGSTAGGGGGRDEKSPGGGGGGDSRSGSGSESDYSTRSSLRRVGGGDHGSQSAPSEHGSHVSVRSTSSLLRGLPPPPLPPHPHHPHMGYPPGIQLSYNPMMLMMVPQHPHPAMGGPHPGQHLSAPGHPHPQHLHPLPSSTPGGPPGAPPTRDLASVPPELTASRQSFHLAMGNPSEFFVDVM; via the exons GGTGGTGAAGGAGGAGATTTCAGATGAGAATGCCAAGCTGCCCTGCTTCAATGGCCGCGTGGTTTCCTGG TTGGTGTCGTCCGATGGGGCAGTTGCGGCGTTACCTACGGAGGTTCCTGCCCCAGTTGCGCCACCAGCGGAGGTGCacgccccctctccccctcccccgcctcTGCCACCCCCGCCAGTGGAACGGACGGGGGGCATCGGGGACTCCAGACCCCCTTCCTTCCA tcCCAATGCAGCAGGAAGTGTGGAGACGCTGGACGACCAGACGGAGACCGAGTCAGTGGTGTCTTTCAGGAGGGAACGGCCCAGACACCGAGAGGGCATGGACCAGCATG GGCCGCGGGTGAACGGTCAAACTCGCCTGGAGCGCCACCTAGCGGGCTACGAGAGCGCTACCACGGTGATGAGCAGCGAACTGGAGACCACCAGCTTCTGTGACTCGGACGACGACGACACCATGAGCAG GTTCAGCAGCACCACAGAGCAGAGTACAGGCTCCCGGCTTCCCAAACGCCACCGCCGACGCAGGAAACAGCGCCCCCCGAGGCTAGAACGG GCATCATCGTTCAGCAGCATGACCGATTCCACGATGTCCCTGAATATCATCACTGTCACACTCAACATGG AGAAGTACAACTTCCTGGGCATCAGCATCGTGGGGCAGAGCAACGAGCGGGGCGACGGGGGCATCTACATCGGCTCCATCATGAAGGGCGGGGCTGTGGCGGCCGACGGCAGGATCGAGCCCGGAGACATgcttctgcag GTGAACGATATCAACTTTGAGAACATGAGCAACGACGATGCTGTCCGGGTGCTGAGGGACATCGTACACAAACCAGG GCCAATTATACTGACGGTGGCTAAGTGCTGGGATCCTTCTCCTCAGGGGTATTTCACTCTTCCACGCA atGAGCCTATCCGGCCCATAGACCCAGCAGCGTGGATCACTCACTCAGCGGCCCTCACAGGGGTGTTCCCTCCTTACCCCGGCAGCTCCTCACTCAGCACCAtcacctccagctcctctgtTACTGAGACTGAGC GCTTTGATGAGTTTAACCTGTCCCTACACTCGGACATGGCGTCGGTGGCCAAAGCCATGGCGTCGCCGGAGTCCGGCCTGGAGGTGCGGGACCGCATGTGGCTCAAGATCACCATCCCCAACGCCTTCCTGG gatcagACGTGGTGGAGTGGCTATACCACCACATTGAGGGATTTCAGGACCGCCGCGAGGCGCGCAAATACGCCAGCAACCTGCTGAAAGCCGGCTTCATCCGCCACACCGTCAACAAGATCACGTTCTCAGAGCAGTGCTACTACATCTTTGGAGACTTCAGTGACTGTGAAAACT ACATGGCCAACCTGACGCTGAACGACAACGACGGCTCCAGCGGCGGCGCCTCGGACCAGGACACGCTGGCACCCCTGCCACTGCCTGGCGCCACCCCGTGGCCGCTGCTGCACACCTTCCCGTACCAGTACCCGCAGCCCTACTCCAGCCAGCCGCCGCCCTACCACGAGCTCTCCAGCTACAGCTACGCGCCCGGCAGCAACGGCAGCCAGCACAgcgaag ggAGCCGTAGCAGCGGCTCGACGCGCAGCGAGGGCGAGCGACGACGCGGCAACGGCAGCACCAAGAGCGGAGCCGGCAGCACGGCgggtggcggcggcgggcgcGACGAGAAGTCccccggtggcggcggcggaggcgaCTCACGCTCGGGCAGCGGCAGCGAGTCCGACTACTCCACCCGCAGCAGCTTGCGGCGCGTCGGCGGCGGCGACCACGGCTCGCAGTCGGCGCCCAGCGAGCACGGCAGCCACGTGAGCGTCCGCTCGACCTCCTCGCTCCTGCGGGGgctcccgccgccgccgctgccgccgcacCCCCACCACCCGCACATGGGCTACCCGCCGGGCATCCAGCTCTCCTACAACCCCATGATGCTCATGATGGTGCCGCAGCACCCGCACCCGGCCATGGGCGGCCCGCATCCCGGGCAGCACCTCTCCGCCCCCGGGCACCCGCACCCGCAGCACCTGCACCCGCTCCCGTCATCCACGCCCGGGGGTCCCCCCGGCGCCCCCCCGACCCGCGACCTGGCGTCGGTGCCCCCCGAGCTGACGGCCTCTCGGCAGTCCTTCCACCTGGCCATGGGCAACCCCAGCGAGTTCTTCGTGGACGTCATGTAG